In Panthera tigris isolate Pti1 chromosome C1, P.tigris_Pti1_mat1.1, whole genome shotgun sequence, the following proteins share a genomic window:
- the TNP1 gene encoding spermatid nuclear transition protein 1: protein MSTNRKFKSHGMRRGKNRAPHKGVKRGGSKRKYRKGSLKSRKRGDDSNRHYRSHL from the exons ATGTCGACCAACCGCAAATTCAAGAGTCATGGCATGAGGAGGGGCAAGAACCGAGCTCCTCACAAGGGAGTCAAGAGAGGTGGCAGTAAAAGAAAATACCGGAAGGGCAGTCTGAAGAGTAGAAAACGGGGAGATGACT CCAATCGCCATTACCGCTCCCACTTGTGA